In Nonomuraea sp. NBC_00507, the following are encoded in one genomic region:
- a CDS encoding exo-rhamnogalacturonan lyase family protein encodes MAMMSRRNLLLSAAAVGAAGQVGWTAGPARAEAVQPATASGALEDGVQLRWLEGGVPRQLAAGSTWGVPWPKGTVPKDQAFALRTAAGQQVPVQTWATAYWPDGSLKWTAHAIGAEVAPAEQYVLTAGQPAAPAATVTVKNGDDQIEVSTGVIRCLIPKKGDRLVSAILRGEREIARDGELVCLRQSEPGDDEGGSVKQERFTGRTEKVTVEQSGPVRAVVRIEGAHRHGNRSWLPFTVRLYFYAGSDGIRAVHSFVYDGDEKEDFIRGLGIRFKVPMRDELYNRHVRFAGPGDGVLAEAVRGITGLRRDPGAAVRQAQVAGKATPPVATWDTRVSSRLHLIPAFGDYSLRQLTADGFQIRKRTKSGHGWIPVDAGGRAGGLGYVGGPTGGFAFGMRNFWQLHPTQLDIRGAAGENAEVTVWLWSPDAGPMDLRFYHDGMGQDTYAEQLEGLEITYEDYEPGFGTPYGIARTTELMFWALEATPAAEKVAELAEAVQTPPLVVVPPAHMHAAKVFGDWSPVDRSTPAKARIEDRLDFLFDFHSEQVEQRSWYGFWDYGDIMHSYDPDRHVWRYDVGGYAWANSELSPDLWLWYHYLRSGKAEAFRFAESMTRHTGEVDVYHLGKWRDLGTRHGVQHWADSAKQLRISTAGYRRFMYFLTADERIGDLMHDLVDSDKTFLVLDPIRKIRTGPYEPDPHALSVGTGTDWSGLALAWLTEWERGGDPVAKEKLLNSMRSIAAMPNGFARGGGLYDLDNGTFKPTEPAVSVGSLGSVFGLVEVCSEVIHLTGDEAFTKAWLQYCRLYNGTAAEQQAETGQSWGNLNLRQAHSRLTAYAAAKLGDATLAARAWKEFDTGHAGYPKTLEFKAVRVEGSKVLKPVDETTFASTNASSQYGLAAIQCLALVGDHLPA; translated from the coding sequence ATGGCGATGATGTCCCGACGAAACCTTCTCCTGAGCGCGGCGGCGGTCGGAGCTGCCGGGCAGGTCGGCTGGACGGCGGGACCGGCGCGTGCCGAGGCCGTGCAACCGGCGACGGCGAGCGGCGCGCTCGAGGACGGCGTCCAGCTCCGGTGGCTGGAAGGCGGCGTGCCCCGGCAGCTCGCCGCGGGGTCCACGTGGGGCGTGCCGTGGCCGAAGGGCACCGTGCCCAAGGACCAGGCCTTCGCGTTGCGGACCGCCGCGGGGCAGCAGGTGCCCGTGCAGACCTGGGCCACCGCGTACTGGCCTGACGGGTCCCTCAAGTGGACCGCGCACGCCATCGGCGCCGAGGTCGCCCCGGCCGAGCAGTACGTGCTCACCGCCGGACAGCCGGCCGCGCCCGCCGCGACCGTGACGGTCAAGAACGGCGACGACCAGATCGAGGTGAGCACCGGCGTCATCCGGTGCCTGATCCCGAAGAAGGGCGACCGGCTGGTGAGCGCCATCCTGCGCGGCGAGCGCGAGATCGCCCGCGACGGCGAGCTCGTCTGCCTGCGACAGAGCGAGCCCGGGGACGACGAGGGCGGCTCGGTGAAGCAGGAGAGGTTCACCGGCCGGACGGAGAAGGTGACGGTCGAGCAGTCCGGCCCGGTCCGCGCGGTGGTCAGGATCGAGGGCGCGCACCGGCACGGCAACCGGTCCTGGCTGCCGTTCACCGTGCGCCTGTACTTCTATGCCGGCAGCGACGGCATCCGCGCGGTGCACAGCTTCGTCTACGACGGCGACGAGAAGGAGGACTTCATCCGCGGCCTCGGCATCCGGTTCAAGGTGCCGATGCGCGACGAGCTGTATAACCGGCACGTGCGCTTCGCCGGACCGGGCGACGGCGTTCTGGCGGAGGCGGTGCGCGGCATCACCGGCCTGCGCCGCGACCCCGGCGCCGCTGTCCGCCAGGCGCAGGTCGCCGGGAAGGCCACCCCGCCGGTGGCGACGTGGGACACCCGGGTCAGCTCCCGCTTGCACCTCATCCCGGCCTTCGGCGACTACTCGCTGCGCCAGCTCACCGCTGACGGCTTCCAGATCCGCAAGCGGACCAAGAGCGGTCACGGCTGGATCCCGGTGGACGCCGGCGGCCGGGCCGGCGGGCTCGGGTACGTCGGCGGTCCCACCGGCGGCTTCGCCTTCGGCATGCGCAACTTCTGGCAGCTGCACCCCACCCAGCTCGACATCCGCGGCGCGGCGGGGGAGAACGCCGAGGTCACCGTGTGGTTGTGGTCGCCCGACGCCGGGCCCATGGACCTGCGGTTCTACCACGACGGCATGGGCCAGGACACCTACGCCGAGCAGCTCGAAGGGCTGGAGATCACGTACGAGGACTACGAGCCGGGCTTCGGTACCCCGTACGGGATCGCGCGCACGACGGAGCTGATGTTCTGGGCGCTGGAGGCCACCCCGGCCGCCGAGAAGGTGGCGGAGCTGGCCGAGGCCGTGCAGACGCCGCCGCTCGTCGTCGTGCCGCCCGCGCACATGCACGCGGCCAAGGTGTTCGGCGACTGGTCGCCGGTCGACCGCTCGACCCCCGCCAAGGCCCGCATCGAGGACCGGCTGGACTTCCTGTTCGACTTCCACAGCGAGCAGGTCGAGCAGCGCTCCTGGTACGGCTTCTGGGACTACGGCGACATCATGCACAGCTACGACCCGGACCGGCACGTCTGGCGTTACGACGTCGGCGGCTACGCCTGGGCCAACTCCGAGCTGTCGCCCGACCTGTGGCTCTGGTACCACTACCTGCGCAGCGGCAAGGCCGAGGCGTTCCGCTTCGCCGAGTCGATGACCCGGCACACCGGCGAGGTCGACGTCTACCACCTCGGCAAATGGCGGGACCTGGGGACCCGGCACGGGGTGCAGCACTGGGCCGACAGCGCCAAGCAGCTGCGCATCAGCACCGCCGGCTACCGGCGGTTCATGTACTTCCTCACCGCCGACGAGCGCATCGGCGACCTGATGCACGATCTCGTGGACTCCGACAAGACGTTCCTGGTGCTGGACCCCATCCGCAAGATCCGCACGGGCCCGTACGAGCCGGACCCGCACGCCCTGTCCGTCGGCACCGGCACCGACTGGAGCGGCCTCGCCCTGGCCTGGCTGACCGAATGGGAGCGCGGCGGCGACCCGGTCGCCAAGGAGAAGCTCCTGAACAGCATGCGCTCCATCGCCGCGATGCCCAACGGCTTCGCGCGCGGCGGCGGCCTGTACGACCTCGACAACGGCACCTTCAAGCCCACCGAGCCCGCCGTCAGCGTCGGCTCGCTCGGCTCGGTGTTCGGACTGGTCGAGGTGTGCAGCGAGGTCATCCACCTGACCGGGGACGAGGCGTTCACCAAGGCGTGGCTGCAGTACTGCCGCCTCTACAACGGCACCGCCGCCGAGCAGCAGGCGGAGACCGGGCAGTCGTGGGGCAACCTGAACCTGCGCCAGGCCCACTCCCGGCTCACCGCCTACGCCGCCGCCAAGCTCGGCGACGCGACCCTGGCCGCGCGGGCGTGGAAGGAGTTCGACACCGGCCACGCCGGATACCCCAAGACTCTGGAGTTCAAGGCGGTGCGCGTGGAGGGCTCGAAGGTGCTCAAGCCGGTCGACGAGACCACCTTCGCCTCGACCAACGCCTCCTCGCAGTACGGCCTGGCCGCCATCCAGTGCCTCGCCCTCGTGGGCGACCACCTTCCCGCGTAA
- a CDS encoding S1 family peptidase yields the protein MAVVVMAVALPASPALADPATDERPDVPVGTWLAARTQPAVQLTTFTYTATVSVPSNTINQAQIEQLSQQAVEAVTAGKISSDERSIAKWIFQQIAANVDTYVSAATPERTVDAEVGGMCTGWWVTPDGYMVTGAHCVQVGETELSQLFAQQALKKFNEQDAKEIISGLGDLAADEEILKLAQQIYITFNTNNMKLSGLKQSLNVMQSLPGGGVDKTAKAVPAELVSVGESYPGKDFALLKVNGQQNLPTVPLGDDADVRTGDTLYISGFPGLVTNTPFFSLESKLEPALTEGPYNAKRTTQTGVPYIQTQAPSYKGNSGGPVFSKDGKVVGMLIAGTVSEGGEASESESFVLPVGIIKEKLGEKNIKPAQAITTTRYNEALNDFFRHHYSAALPKFREVQALFPNHPYVAKYISDTQQAISAGKDETPKSILVWVLIGAGVLVAIVIALVLVSVLRRRRRRRRRPEPSFAPPSYGAVPPPPWQQLPAGQAQVSPPVQGAYGQGYGAGGNEAAHYGSAPHNGNAPYGSAPHNGNAPYGSAPHNGNAQYGPGQYGHPAPPQGQAPLGDQTRAVRYGQFMPPPDDRNA from the coding sequence GTGGCGGTGGTCGTCATGGCGGTCGCGTTGCCTGCGTCACCCGCGCTGGCCGACCCCGCGACCGACGAGCGGCCCGACGTGCCCGTCGGCACCTGGCTCGCGGCGCGCACGCAGCCGGCAGTCCAGCTGACCACCTTCACCTACACCGCGACGGTCTCCGTGCCGTCCAACACGATCAACCAGGCTCAGATCGAGCAGCTCAGTCAGCAGGCCGTCGAGGCCGTGACGGCGGGCAAGATCTCCTCGGACGAGCGCAGCATCGCCAAGTGGATATTCCAGCAGATCGCGGCCAACGTGGACACCTACGTCTCCGCGGCCACCCCCGAGCGTACGGTCGACGCCGAGGTCGGCGGCATGTGCACCGGCTGGTGGGTCACTCCCGACGGCTACATGGTCACCGGAGCACACTGCGTCCAGGTCGGCGAGACCGAGCTCAGCCAGCTGTTCGCGCAGCAGGCGCTGAAGAAGTTCAACGAGCAGGACGCTAAAGAGATCATCAGCGGCCTGGGCGACCTCGCGGCCGACGAAGAGATCCTCAAGCTCGCGCAGCAGATCTACATCACGTTCAACACCAACAACATGAAGCTCAGCGGCCTGAAGCAGAGCCTGAATGTGATGCAGAGCCTGCCCGGCGGTGGCGTGGACAAGACCGCCAAGGCGGTCCCGGCCGAGCTGGTGTCGGTGGGCGAGAGCTACCCCGGCAAGGACTTCGCGCTGCTCAAGGTCAACGGGCAGCAGAACCTGCCGACCGTGCCGCTCGGTGACGACGCCGATGTGCGTACCGGCGACACGCTGTACATCAGCGGCTTCCCCGGCCTGGTCACGAACACGCCGTTCTTCAGCCTGGAGTCCAAGCTGGAGCCGGCCCTGACCGAGGGCCCGTACAACGCCAAGCGCACCACGCAGACCGGTGTGCCGTACATCCAGACCCAGGCGCCTTCCTACAAGGGCAACTCCGGTGGCCCGGTGTTCAGCAAGGACGGCAAGGTCGTCGGCATGCTGATCGCCGGCACGGTGAGCGAGGGCGGCGAGGCCTCCGAGAGCGAGAGCTTCGTCCTGCCGGTGGGCATCATCAAGGAGAAGCTCGGCGAGAAGAACATCAAGCCGGCCCAGGCCATCACGACGACCCGGTACAACGAGGCGCTCAACGACTTCTTCCGGCACCACTACTCGGCCGCGCTGCCGAAGTTCCGTGAGGTGCAGGCGCTGTTCCCGAACCACCCGTACGTGGCCAAGTACATCAGCGACACTCAGCAGGCCATCTCCGCGGGCAAGGACGAAACGCCCAAGTCGATCCTCGTGTGGGTGTTGATCGGGGCCGGCGTGCTGGTCGCCATCGTGATCGCTCTGGTGCTGGTCAGCGTCCTGCGCCGACGCCGACGCCGGCGCCGGCGCCCCGAGCCGTCCTTCGCCCCGCCCTCGTACGGCGCGGTGCCGCCGCCCCCGTGGCAGCAGCTTCCGGCGGGCCAGGCCCAGGTGTCGCCTCCGGTGCAGGGTGCCTACGGGCAGGGCTATGGCGCTGGTGGCAACGAAGCCGCGCACTATGGATCGGCCCCGCACAACGGGAATGCCCCGTACGGATCGGCCCCGCACAACGGCAACGCCCCGTACGGATCGGCCCCGCACAACGGCAACGCCCAGTACGGACCGGGCCAGTACGGACACCCCGCGCCCCCGCAGGGCCAGGCGCCCCTCGGGGACCAGACCCGCGCCGTCCGCTACGGCCAGTTCATGCCTCCGCCGGACGACAGGAACGCCTGA
- a CDS encoding hydroxyacid dehydrogenase encodes MPRRPVAVFAIAPWAVSGVFPPDLVTRLRQLVDIDPGTTFTSFEGAEAALAEADILVTGWGCPRIDAGVLAAAPRLRAIVHSAGTVKAIVDPLVFERGVVVSSAAEANAVPVADYTMAMLVLGAKQAFSRARRYAAAVEGTPRDWLAGEGTGLHDCTVGVIGASRIGRLVLRRLQSYDVEVLLYDPYVTAAEASDLGVEQVSMDELCRRSDLVTVHAPALPETRHMLDGRRLDLLPDGAVVVNTARGSLIDTEALTRSCAGGRISAILDVTDPEPLPPGHPLFSLPNVMITPHLAGAQGRELRRLGEFAVDEVGRFLSGAPLLGRVEPEHLSYIA; translated from the coding sequence GTGCCACGGCGACCCGTCGCGGTCTTCGCCATCGCCCCCTGGGCAGTCAGCGGCGTCTTCCCTCCTGACCTCGTCACCCGATTGCGGCAACTGGTCGACATCGACCCGGGGACGACGTTCACCTCGTTCGAAGGCGCCGAGGCGGCCTTGGCGGAGGCGGACATCCTGGTCACCGGATGGGGATGCCCCCGCATCGACGCCGGCGTGCTGGCGGCCGCGCCGCGGCTGCGTGCCATCGTGCACTCCGCCGGCACGGTCAAGGCCATCGTCGATCCCCTCGTGTTCGAGCGCGGCGTCGTCGTGTCCTCCGCCGCCGAGGCGAACGCCGTCCCGGTGGCCGACTACACCATGGCCATGCTCGTCCTCGGCGCCAAGCAGGCGTTCAGCCGCGCCAGACGCTACGCGGCCGCCGTCGAGGGCACGCCCAGGGACTGGCTGGCGGGCGAAGGCACCGGGCTTCATGACTGCACGGTCGGGGTGATCGGCGCCTCCCGGATCGGCCGCCTCGTCCTGCGGCGGCTCCAGTCATACGACGTCGAGGTCCTGCTCTACGACCCGTACGTGACCGCCGCTGAAGCGTCAGACCTCGGCGTCGAGCAGGTGAGCATGGACGAGCTCTGCCGCCGCAGCGACCTCGTCACCGTGCACGCCCCCGCCCTGCCAGAGACCCGCCACATGCTCGACGGCCGGCGGCTGGACCTGCTGCCTGACGGCGCCGTCGTCGTCAACACCGCCCGCGGATCGCTCATCGACACCGAGGCGCTGACCCGCTCGTGCGCCGGCGGCCGGATCTCCGCCATCCTGGATGTGACCGACCCGGAGCCGCTGCCGCCCGGGCACCCGCTCTTCTCCCTGCCGAACGTCATGATCACCCCGCACCTGGCCGGAGCTCAGGGCCGCGAGCTGCGGCGCCTCGGCGAGTTCGCCGTCGACGAGGTGGGCCGCTTCCTCAGCGGCGCGCCGCTGCTCGGGCGGGTGGAGCCGGAGCACCTCTCCTACATCGCCTGA
- a CDS encoding HupE/UreJ family protein — protein sequence MPCWRRLSAVVLAVIAGVLVLPAPAAAHEATTKAHAEVTGTGANVKVVLDLEYDLLMKSAWLYAEAYEAKERTEQLRQLAINRDAVTEYVTERFAVTYDDKACTPTMAGDADVRLRGKAAFAVLTFSYACGGEGGGVHAISSALFPDAETFVHSTETIVRYDLDGEKGSAVLVATSPTVRVGEHDMWQQAGEFFLLGAEHLVFGLDHILFLLALLIGARGLRDVVITVSAFTAAHSITFLLAAMGVVDVPGEIVEPVIAVSIIVVALANLLGREADRLGRWRLPVVFAFGLMHGLGFAGALDIDQSGSWELLLSLLSFNVGIEVAQLAIIAVLFPLLALLRRTPVARWAVVVMSVPIVAVSLYWFFDRIPLPL from the coding sequence ATGCCCTGCTGGCGCCGGCTGTCCGCCGTGGTGCTCGCCGTCATCGCAGGCGTCCTGGTGCTCCCCGCTCCCGCGGCGGCGCACGAGGCGACCACGAAGGCCCACGCCGAGGTGACCGGCACGGGCGCGAACGTCAAGGTCGTGCTCGACCTCGAGTACGACCTGCTCATGAAGTCGGCCTGGCTCTACGCCGAGGCCTACGAGGCGAAGGAGCGGACCGAGCAACTTCGCCAGCTCGCGATCAATCGCGACGCCGTGACCGAGTACGTCACGGAGCGCTTCGCCGTGACGTACGACGACAAGGCCTGCACGCCCACGATGGCCGGCGACGCGGACGTGCGCCTGCGCGGCAAGGCGGCCTTCGCGGTGCTGACCTTCTCCTACGCCTGTGGCGGCGAGGGCGGGGGAGTGCACGCGATCTCGAGCGCGCTGTTCCCCGACGCCGAGACCTTCGTCCACAGCACCGAGACGATCGTCCGCTACGACCTCGACGGGGAGAAGGGCTCCGCGGTCCTGGTCGCCACGAGCCCCACGGTGCGGGTCGGCGAGCATGACATGTGGCAGCAGGCCGGGGAGTTCTTCCTGCTCGGCGCCGAGCACCTGGTGTTCGGCCTCGACCACATCCTCTTCCTGCTCGCCCTGCTCATCGGCGCGCGCGGTCTCCGCGACGTCGTCATCACGGTCTCCGCCTTCACGGCCGCCCACAGCATCACGTTCCTGCTGGCGGCGATGGGAGTCGTGGACGTGCCCGGTGAGATCGTCGAGCCGGTCATCGCGGTGTCGATCATCGTCGTGGCGCTCGCCAACCTCCTGGGCCGCGAGGCGGATCGGCTGGGCAGATGGCGGCTGCCGGTCGTCTTCGCCTTCGGCCTGATGCACGGGCTGGGCTTCGCGGGCGCGCTGGACATCGACCAGAGCGGGTCCTGGGAGCTGCTTCTGTCGCTCCTGAGCTTCAACGTCGGCATCGAGGTGGCGCAGCTCGCGATCATCGCGGTGCTCTTCCCGCTGCTGGCGCTGCTGCGCCGGACGCCGGTGGCCCGCTGGGCCGTGGTCGTGATGTCGGTCCCGATCGTGGCGGTCAGCCTGTACTGGTTCTTCGACCGGATTCCGCTGCCGCTCTGA
- a CDS encoding DUF2264 domain-containing protein, which yields MRLPTPDDRRSRYTGWTRAHWEATADHLLSSVVPYATDDFAQFRLPGRTSRSGQVSDGLEGFARTFLLAAFRIAGARGDVPPALLERYASGLAAGTDPAHPYAWPALTDMSQQLVEAASVALALHETRPWIFDRLSPAQQERVVAWLAGFVGRRTPDNNWVLFRVVVEQFLAEVGGPHEPGEIIGGLERIEEWYVGDGWYSDGTGKNYDYYCGWAMHLYPSLWARMAGDTARQELYAARLHRFLGHYQHFFAADGGPVHQGRSLTYRFATVAPLWLGALTGASPLPPGRTRRIASGVLRHFAERGVPDERGLLSLGWYEPFLPVTQDYSGPASPYWASKAFLGLLLPPGHPAWTDPEEAAPVDLADQTVAMTAPGWLLHATRADGVVRLVNHGSDRDRVQDPTGPPDPHYLKFAYTSHTGPEVGEKASGVDNHLAVIAPDGTASRRRHIEPLAVSDRFAASAYQDGPVRVVTASVVDGAAEIRIHRVTAPAGHQVRDGGHALAAAVPLDLREGDGVALARRPDGLSSAVRGLHGYTGAGLVTAEGANAFGAHSATPYVIADAHPGGTAIYVSLVRLAVTEEEPPVPGVRVEGDLVVLTLPAGETVTVRLGDVPAYER from the coding sequence ATGCGCCTCCCAACGCCCGATGACCGACGGTCCCGCTACACCGGCTGGACCCGGGCGCATTGGGAGGCCACGGCCGACCACCTGCTGTCGTCCGTGGTGCCGTACGCCACGGACGACTTCGCCCAGTTCCGCCTGCCCGGCAGGACCAGCAGGTCGGGGCAGGTGAGCGACGGCCTCGAGGGCTTCGCCCGCACGTTCCTGCTCGCCGCCTTCAGGATCGCCGGCGCGCGCGGGGACGTGCCGCCCGCGCTGCTGGAGCGGTACGCGAGCGGCCTCGCCGCCGGGACCGATCCGGCGCACCCGTACGCGTGGCCGGCACTGACGGACATGTCGCAGCAGCTCGTCGAGGCGGCCTCGGTGGCGCTGGCGTTGCACGAGACCCGGCCGTGGATCTTCGACCGGCTCTCGCCCGCCCAGCAGGAGCGGGTGGTGGCGTGGCTGGCCGGGTTCGTGGGGCGGCGGACGCCGGACAACAACTGGGTGCTGTTCCGGGTGGTCGTCGAGCAGTTCCTGGCCGAGGTGGGCGGGCCGCACGAGCCCGGCGAGATCATCGGCGGGCTGGAGCGGATCGAGGAGTGGTACGTCGGCGACGGCTGGTACTCCGACGGCACGGGCAAGAACTACGACTACTACTGCGGCTGGGCGATGCACCTGTATCCGTCCTTGTGGGCACGGATGGCCGGCGACACCGCCAGGCAGGAGCTCTACGCGGCGCGGCTGCACCGCTTCCTCGGCCACTACCAGCACTTCTTCGCCGCCGACGGCGGCCCGGTGCATCAGGGGCGCTCCCTGACCTACCGGTTCGCGACGGTCGCGCCGCTGTGGCTCGGCGCGTTGACCGGCGCCTCGCCGCTTCCGCCCGGCCGGACCCGGCGCATCGCGAGCGGCGTGCTGCGCCACTTCGCCGAGCGGGGCGTGCCGGACGAGCGCGGGCTGCTCAGCCTCGGCTGGTACGAGCCTTTCCTGCCGGTCACGCAGGACTACTCGGGTCCGGCGTCGCCGTACTGGGCGAGCAAGGCGTTCCTCGGCCTGCTGCTCCCGCCCGGGCACCCGGCCTGGACGGACCCGGAGGAGGCCGCCCCGGTCGACCTCGCCGACCAGACGGTGGCCATGACCGCGCCCGGCTGGCTGCTGCACGCCACGCGCGCGGACGGCGTCGTGCGGCTGGTCAACCACGGCAGCGACCGGGACCGCGTCCAGGACCCGACCGGGCCGCCCGACCCGCATTACCTCAAGTTCGCCTACACCAGCCACACGGGACCCGAGGTGGGGGAGAAGGCGTCCGGCGTGGACAACCACCTGGCCGTCATCGCACCCGACGGGACCGCCTCACGCAGGCGGCACATCGAACCCCTGGCCGTGTCGGACCGGTTCGCCGCCTCCGCCTACCAGGACGGCCCGGTCCGGGTGGTGACGGCCTCGGTCGTCGACGGCGCCGCCGAGATCAGGATTCACCGGGTCACCGCACCCGCCGGACATCAGGTGCGGGACGGCGGCCACGCCCTGGCCGCGGCGGTTCCCCTCGACCTGCGCGAAGGCGACGGCGTGGCGCTGGCCCGGCGGCCGGACGGGCTGAGCAGCGCCGTGCGCGGCCTGCACGGTTACACGGGCGCGGGCCTGGTGACGGCCGAAGGCGCCAACGCCTTCGGCGCGCACTCGGCCACGCCGTACGTCATCGCCGACGCCCATCCCGGCGGCACCGCGATCTACGTGAGCCTCGTGCGGCTCGCGGTCACGGAAGAGGAGCCGCCCGTGCCCGGCGTGCGGGTCGAGGGCGACCTGGTCGTCCTGACGTTGCCCGCCGGGGAGACGGTGACGGTGCGCCTGGGCGACGTCCCGGCGTATGAACGGTGA
- a CDS encoding sensor histidine kinase encodes MRRTVRLRLTLLYSGLFLMAGVVLVALIYLLVEYSPFPAAPVAPEPQPPAPSPDPAPDGLELPPPTPRAEQSDTLRRLLVNSLIALAVMAVAATLLGWLMAGRVLRPLGEMTATVRRITADRLDRRLGASGPDDELKRLADTFDELLDRLEAAFTAQRRFVANASHELRTPLTLQRAMAEVALADPEAGSQDLRTVLERVVAAGKHQERLIEALLTLARSQQGLQDRGPVDLAAITRQALDHHDGIRVTSSLDPAPVSGDRALLERLVANLLDNAVRYNVPGGWILVETAVRSGRSTLRVSNSGPVIPPDRVHLLVQPFQRLDGGRKASGDGLGLGLSIVAAIADAHHGTLETRPRRDGGLDVTVTFP; translated from the coding sequence ATGAGGCGGACCGTACGGCTGCGTCTGACCCTGCTCTACAGCGGCCTGTTCCTGATGGCCGGAGTGGTGCTGGTCGCCCTCATCTACCTCCTGGTGGAGTACTCACCCTTCCCCGCGGCGCCGGTCGCCCCCGAGCCACAGCCCCCCGCACCGTCGCCCGACCCCGCACCGGATGGGCTCGAGCTGCCCCCGCCGACGCCCCGGGCCGAGCAGTCCGACACCCTGCGCAGGCTCCTGGTCAACTCGCTGATCGCGCTGGCCGTCATGGCGGTGGCGGCGACGTTGCTGGGCTGGCTCATGGCCGGGCGGGTGCTGCGGCCGCTGGGCGAGATGACCGCCACCGTCCGCCGCATCACGGCCGACCGGCTCGACCGGCGGCTGGGTGCCTCCGGGCCGGACGATGAGCTCAAGCGGCTGGCCGACACGTTCGATGAGCTGCTAGACCGGCTGGAGGCGGCGTTCACGGCGCAGCGGCGCTTCGTCGCCAACGCCTCCCACGAACTGCGCACGCCGCTGACGTTGCAGCGGGCCATGGCCGAGGTCGCGCTGGCCGACCCGGAGGCCGGGAGCCAGGACCTGCGCACCGTGCTGGAACGTGTGGTGGCCGCGGGCAAGCACCAGGAACGGCTCATCGAGGCCCTGCTCACCCTCGCCCGCAGCCAGCAGGGCCTGCAGGACCGCGGGCCCGTCGACCTGGCCGCGATCACGAGGCAGGCCCTCGACCACCATGACGGGATCCGGGTCACGTCCTCTCTCGACCCGGCACCCGTCTCCGGAGATCGCGCTCTGCTCGAACGCCTGGTGGCGAACTTGCTGGACAACGCGGTGCGGTACAACGTGCCCGGCGGATGGATCCTGGTGGAGACGGCCGTGCGTTCCGGCCGCTCCACACTCCGGGTCTCCAACAGCGGCCCGGTGATCCCGCCCGACCGGGTCCACCTGCTCGTGCAGCCCTTCCAGCGCCTGGATGGCGGCAGAAAGGCCAGTGGCGACGGGCTGGGACTGGGCCTGTCGATCGTGGCCGCCATCGCCGACGCCCACCACGGCACGCTGGAGACCCGGCCCCGCCGCGACGGCGGGCTCGACGTGACCGTCACCTTCCCCTGA
- a CDS encoding LacI family DNA-binding transcriptional regulator codes for MARRAASGDEGRRPTTIRDVAAHAGVSVATVSRILSGTYPSAPATRSKVMRAVRELDYVANANARGLAGASSRSVAIIVNSVVSPHYAHVAQGVHAQAALEGKLCIVGTTGGDPERELATVQLMRQEHAECVILVGNVVNDEAYRGRMAEYARALALAGSQLVLCGRPPLGPGVPALVVEYDNTGGAYAITSHLLSAGHRRILFLGRRDGYTTPESRITGYRNALADHRVPHDPGLEVEGTMERQEGYRMVRERLAAGPRDFTAVFAGNDLIAAGARQALREHGLRVPDDVSMVGFDDLPPAADIDLTTVHVPHEELGRTAVRLALERAQDRSGMAEHVLLGTHIIVRDSVRPLRNQAQ; via the coding sequence ATGGCCCGGCGTGCGGCGTCCGGTGACGAGGGGCGGCGGCCCACGACGATCCGCGACGTGGCCGCGCACGCGGGCGTGTCCGTCGCCACGGTCTCCCGGATCCTGTCCGGCACCTACCCCAGCGCACCCGCCACCCGCAGCAAGGTCATGCGCGCGGTCCGCGAGCTCGACTACGTGGCCAACGCCAACGCGCGCGGACTGGCCGGCGCGAGCAGCCGCAGCGTCGCCATCATCGTCAACTCCGTCGTCTCCCCGCACTACGCCCACGTCGCGCAGGGCGTGCACGCCCAGGCCGCGCTCGAAGGCAAGCTGTGCATCGTCGGCACCACCGGCGGCGACCCGGAGCGCGAGCTCGCCACCGTGCAGCTCATGCGCCAGGAGCACGCCGAATGCGTGATCCTCGTCGGCAATGTCGTCAACGACGAGGCCTATCGCGGGCGCATGGCCGAATACGCCCGCGCGCTGGCGCTCGCCGGCTCGCAGCTCGTCCTGTGCGGGCGCCCGCCGCTGGGCCCCGGCGTGCCCGCCCTCGTCGTCGAGTACGACAACACCGGCGGCGCGTACGCCATCACCAGCCACCTGCTGTCGGCAGGCCACCGGCGCATCCTCTTCCTCGGCCGGCGCGACGGCTACACCACGCCGGAGAGCCGCATCACCGGCTACCGCAACGCCCTGGCCGACCACCGCGTGCCGCACGATCCCGGCCTGGAGGTCGAGGGCACGATGGAGCGGCAGGAGGGTTACCGCATGGTCCGCGAACGGCTCGCGGCCGGGCCACGCGACTTCACGGCCGTCTTCGCCGGCAACGACCTCATCGCGGCAGGCGCCCGCCAGGCGCTGCGCGAGCACGGGCTGCGTGTTCCCGACGACGTGTCCATGGTCGGCTTCGACGACCTGCCACCGGCCGCCGACATCGACCTCACCACCGTGCACGTGCCGCACGAGGAGCTAGGCCGCACCGCCGTACGCCTCGCCCTCGAACGCGCGCAGGACCGGTCGGGCATGGCCGAGCACGTCCTGCTCGGCACCCACATCATCGTCCGCGACTCGGTCCGCCCCCTCAGGAACCAGGCACAATAG